A DNA window from Lachancea thermotolerans CBS 6340 chromosome G complete sequence contains the following coding sequences:
- the USB1 gene encoding phosphoric diester hydrolase (weakly similar to uniprot|Q12208 Saccharomyces cerevisiae YLR132c), which produces MNQVKDLYSSEEEDDEQLDEGLSAGLPSEILDKYCISPNVGKYEYARESDMRGVNFAVGRWSSFVFIETRPSRRQQALLDAVLQGANKRLGHVSSMLAPSFNPLHVSELGSPLPLHVSLTANFDFGSVRELDNFAKMLQVEMLQNFPAGPLEVTFSPRLRVYDNIEHSSLFLALDVAAEVKSRSISRLCTLISESLDFCRSHEPTERDAERSSAWSFENAHLSIARCDNSIITRKYAHQCHLSPTAATAALRSYRQELANLNRLLESMPLESEVLDELKFQCSGIKLTKERANIWVPFASLG; this is translated from the coding sequence ATGAACCAGGTGAAAGACCTATACTCTagtgaggaagaagacgacgaaCAGCTGGACGAAGGACTAAGCGCGGGCCTGCCCTCTGAAATTTTGGATAAATACTGTATCTCACCCAACGTTGGGAAATACGAATACGCACGAGAAAGCGACATGCGAGGCGTGAACTTTGCGGTAGGCAGGTGGtcaagctttgttttcatcgaGACACGCCCTTCGCGGCGGCAGCAGGCCCTGTTGGATGCAGTATTGCAAGGAGCGAACAAAAGACTAGGTCACGTGAGCAGCATGCTCGCACCCTCGTTCAACCCACTGCATGTCAGCGAGCTGGGATCGCCGCTGCCTCTGCATGTGTCTCTGACAGCAAACTTCGATTTTGGAAGTGTTCGTGAGCTTGATAACTTTGCCAAAATGCTTCAGGTGGAGATGCTTCAGAACTTTCCCGCAGGGCCACTGGAAGTCACCTTTTCGCCGCGACTGCGGGTGTATGACAACATTGAGCACAGCTCGCTGTTTCTGGCCCTGGATGTAGCGGCTGAAGTCAAGTCCCGCTCCATCTCCCGACTCTGCACCCTCATATCGGAGTCTTTAGACTTCTGCCGAAGCCACGAGCCCACGGAACGCGACGCCGAGCGCTCCAGCGCATGGAGTTTCGAAAACGCACATTTGTCTATAGCCCGCTGCGATAACAGCATCATCACCAGAAAATATGCACATCAGTGCCATCTGTCACCCACAGCCGCAACTGCGGCCCTCCGAAGCTACAGACAAGAACTTGCCAATCTCAACCGGCTTTTAGAATCTATGCCACTGGAATCCGAGGTTTTAGATGAGCTGAAATTTCAGTGCAGCGGGATTAAGCTCACTAAAGAGCGAGCCAACATCTGGGTACCTTTCGCTTCCCTCGGCTAG
- a CDS encoding KLTH0G12254p (weakly similar to uniprot|P21192 Saccharomyces cerevisiae YLR131C ACE2 Transcription factor that activates expression of early G1-specific genes localizes to daughter cell nuclei after cytokinesis and delays G1 progression in daughters localization is regulated by phosphorylation potential Cdc28p substrate) gives MTSTREQWFNSADVLNLEVPEQGDLGYAADFSKAPSAGFNSNPGDQNAMDAELGNFFSSNYEDIDDFLTQELKDLDIPMVPQKFAAGTDSQAFLNYDAVWTRDEGTTGTPRKDHKRGPSGTAIFGFSNHNKQLSISKAGSETLLQGNPSSSQLLNYSAANTDKHYDAQNGNLNSLILKQQEELRLALERQQHMNEQLEEQLRHSQLQQKQLQMALQEQAIATHQLSGGISPAKTPSSRASHNTERNIIITSNSSNGGYKFPPPQTASSSKNGVISPISGTSVSGSPGRKAHKLRMPLVSLNGTHTDSSEEYSSPENFLGSLNGRINTNGVQKVNHCFKRSGDRGAPAALNFKDKFSSNNPITPQQQVRAGRGSSASSSPRINHHKAKESISSSASTIPQVLEDDDAQSSGAPDEGVIGLGIKFAGAKPKPKYTLNKPPPLDLLPTIPGSMDNTPMNSKLISTGDPSALPQKHVFQHTPTKNTFNNPHNSRTTLESAPNIFCTLKEELKPPDFYHSDDDFDEPESEFNHAKTPSPILKSQSRFEGSSPIIEHAHSSPVKITRKPTTLPPGEIDKYVKELPDKTFECLHPDCGKNFRRRYNIRSHIQTHLEDRPYICDFPDCNKAFVRNHDLIRHKKTHAEKCYICPCGKKFVREDALLVHRSRMICVGAKKFSNVVIKKSPRRRGRPRKDGTFSVNNSPVKESVNRDTNGTIALQMEEQLRKELIENGLLDPSYSMPDMNSPIEESL, from the coding sequence ATGACATCCACGAGAGAGCAGTGGTTCAACTCCGCGGACGTGCTCAACCTGGAGGTGCCGGAACAGGGCGATCTGGGATATGCCGCAGACTTCAGCAAGGCCCCTAGCGCCGGCTTCAACAGCAACCCTGGCGACCAGAATGCGATGGACGCCGAGCTGGGGAACTTTTTCTCAAGCAATTATGAAGACATCGACGACTTCTTGACTCAGGAGCTCAAGGATCTCGATATACCCATGGTACCGCAGAAGTTTGCTGCCGGTACCGATTCCCAGGCTTTTCTCAACTACGACGCAGTCTGGACTCGCGACGAGGGCACCACGGGAACACCAAGAAAAGACCACAAGCGCGGCCCCAGCGGAACCGCAATCTTTGGCTTTTCGAACCATAACAAACAATTGAGTATCTCCAAGGCGGGAAGTGAAACGCTTCTGCAGGGGAATCCTTCGAGCTCTCAACTACTTAACTATAGTGCTGCAAACACAGACAAACATTACGACGCCCAAAACGGCAACCTAAACTCATTAATACtcaagcagcaagaagagctgaGACTGGCATTAGAGAGGCAGCAGCATATGAACGAACAGTTAGAGGAGCAGCTGCGGCACAGTCAGCTgcaacaaaaacaattacAAATGGCTCTCCAGGAGCAAGCGATCGCAACTCATCAGCTGTCAGGGGGTATTTCTCCCGCTAAAACCCCTTCTTCTCGGGCCTCACATAATACCGAGAGAAATATTATCATTACTTCGAACAGTTCTAATGGCGGTTACAAGTTTCCCCCACCtcaaacagcttcatcGTCCAAAAATGGCGTTATCTCGCCTATATCAGGTACATCCGTAAGTGGGTCGCCAGGCCGCAAGGCTCACAAGCTTAGGATGCCACTAGTGAGCCTAAATGGCACTCACACCGATAGTAGTGAGGAATACTCCAGCCCGGAGAACTTTCTAGGCTCTCTTAATGGTAGAATTAACACCAACGGAGTCCAAAAAGTCAATCACTGCTTCAAGCGTTCTGGTGACCGAGGAGCCCCTGCAGCTTTaaatttcaaagacaaaTTCTCAAGCAACAACCCTATTACGCCTCAGCAGCAAGTCAGGGCAGGTAGGGGGTCGTCAGCATCATCATCTCCTCGCATAAACCACCATAAAGCCAAAGAATCGATATCTTCTAGCGCTTCAACAATTCCTCAGGTATTGGAGGACGACGATGCTCAGAGCAGTGGCGCGCCCGATGAAGGGGTTATTGGTCTAGGTATAAAATTTGCCGGCGCGAAGCCAAAACCAAAGTACACACTCAACAAACCTCCTCCTCTAGACCTTTTACCTACAATTCCAGGTTCGATGGATAATACTCCCATGAACAGCAAACTCATAAGTACAGGAGACCCGAGCGCGCTCCCTCAAAAGCATGTCTTTCAACACACTCCAACGAAAAACACTTTCAATAACCCCCATAATTCACGCACAACATTAGAATCAGCACCAAACATTTTTTgtactttgaaagaggagCTCAAGCCCCCGGACTTTTATCATTCAGATGATGATTTCGACGAACCAGAAAGCGAATTCAATCATGCCAAAACCCCTTCGCcgattttgaagtctcaAAGCAGATTTGAAGGCTCAAGTCCTATCATTGAGCACGCACATTCAAGTCCTGTAAAGATCACTCGGAAACCTACAACACTTCCTCCAGGCGAGATTGATAAATATGTTAAGGAGCTGCCGGATAAGACTTTTGAATGTCTCCATCCCGACTGTGGGAAGAACTTTAGAAGGAGATACAACATTAGATCTCACATCCAAACGCATCTCGAAGATAGGCCATACATTTGTGACTTTCCCGACTGTAACAAGGCATTTGTACGAAACCATGACTTGATAAGGCACAAAAAGACACATGCTGAAAAGTGTTATATTTGCCCTTGTGGCAAGAAATTTGTTAGGGAGGATGCTTTGCTAGTTCATCGCAGCCGAATGATTTGTGTTGGGGCAAAGAAATTCAGCAATGTCGTAATAAAGAAGTCGCCAAGAAGGCGAGGACGGCCAAGAAAGGATGGCACATTTAGTGTCAATAATAGTCCCGTGAAGGAATCTGTGAATCGTGACACAAATGGCACAATAGCTCTTCAAATGGAAGAACAGCTGCGAAAAGAGCTTATTGAAAACGGCTTACTTGATCCATCTTATTCCATGCCCGACATGAACAGTCCCATCGAAGAATCTCTTTAA
- the DIP2 gene encoding snoRNA-binding rRNA-processing protein DIP2 (highly similar to uniprot|Q12220 Saccharomyces cerevisiae YLR129W DIP2 Nucleolar protein specifically associated with the U3 snoRNA part of the large ribonucleoprotein complex known as the small subunit (SSU) processome required for 18S rRNA biogenesis part of the active pre-rRNA processing complex): protein MVKSYQRFEQASVLGVISSNSNCIWIPAETRNASGQVLTGALENVNCWSMKSGDLLSTLSDGLPPGAVDAKSSKPAETTFLQYHPETKLLAAGYNDGVVKIWDLLSKSVLINFNGHKSAITVLKFDSTGTRLISGSKDSDIIVWDLVGEVGLFKLRSHKDSITGLWCEGEDWLVSTSKDGLIKVWDLKTQQCVETHVAHVGECWSMGVHEDLVVTCGGDNQIKLWSVDYEKPVGSMLTERGTHEKQSKQRGVSVEFTTISDGVTFFFVQNADRTVETFRLRTEDEISKALKKREKRLSDKGLTGEEIQANLKESYTSFIMHPFQILRSPYKIKSACWAVTTTSKLEIVVSTSNNTVDYYSIPYNKKEPKLPSPPKIYSIDIKGHRTDVRAIDISDDNKLLATASNGSLKIWNIKTKSCIRTFECGYALACKFLPGGALVVIGTKTGDLNLFDLASSTLLSSIEAAHSGAIWSLDLTADGKRLVTGSADKSVRFWDFQVEQELVPGTTDKFVPKLKMFHDTTLELNDDVLAVKISPDNRLLAISLLDNTVKVFFLDSMKFFLSLYGHKLPVLSIDISFDSKLLITSSADKNIKVWGLDFGDCHKSLFAHSDSIMKVAFLPESHNFFSCGKDGLVKYWDGDKFECIQKLAAHQKEVWTIAISHDGTFVVSASHDQSIRVWVETDDQVFLEEEREKEMDEQYEKTLLNSLEDGAGDAMFHGDGNGGAEIGDEATDVHKQTTESLKASERLMEAMDMGMAEISNHLEYEQALKEWQKKKSGPHPGRPQPNSILIAINKTPLEYIMDVLARIKPSQLEDALLVLPFSYVLEFLHFIELVIEDKSLVRRHLPLLCKNLFFIIKANHRELFSQKNEKLKIQIDRIKYGLRNSIKAKADDLGFNIQGLKFIKQQWNLKHNFEFSDDVIISKQDKKVKKRVFETVV from the coding sequence ATGGTGAAATCTTACCAGCGTTTCGAGCAAGCCTCTGTTTTAGGAGTCATTTCGAGCAATTCCAACTGCATATGGATACCCGCGGAGACTAGGAATGCATCGGGTCAGGTACTGACAGGAGCACTAGAAAATGTGAATTGTTGGTCAATGAAGTCCGGCGATTTACTCTCAACGCTTAGCGATGGGCTACCACCTGGGGCGGTTGACGCAAAATCTAGTAAACCTGCTGAAACCACATTTTTACAGTACCATCCTGAAACAAAACTGCTTGCGGCAGGGTACAACGATGGCGTAGTAAAAATCTGGGATTTGCTGTCCAAATCCGTGTTGATCAACTTCAATGGACACAAATCCGCCATCACCGTGCTTAAATTTGATAGCACTGGTACCAGGCTGATATCCGGTTCTAAGGACTCGGACATCATCGTGTGGGACTTGGTTGGCGAAGTTGGTTTGTTTAAACTCCGTTCGCACAAGGACTCCATCACAGGCCTTTGGTGCGAAGGCGAAGACTGGTTGGTCAGCACATCAAAGGATGGGCTAATTAAAGTTTGGGATCTCAAGACCCAGCAGTGCGTGGAAACGCACGTAGCACACGTTGGAGAGTGCTGGAGTATGGGTGTTCACGAAGATTTGGTAGTCACTTGCGGCGGAGACAACCAAATCAAGCTGTGGAGTGTAGATTACGAAAAACCCGTGGGCTCAATGCTCACTGAGCGTGGCACGCACGAAAAGCAGAGCAAGCAAAGAGGTGTATCTGTTGAGTTTACTACAATCAGTGATGGTGTAacgtttttctttgtccAGAACGCAGACAGAACCGTCGAAACGTTCAGGCTGAGAACTGAGGATGAGATATCAAAGGCGTTAAAGAAGAGAGAAAAGCGGCTAAGTGACAAAGGACTTACAGGGGAAGAAATTCAAGCCAATCTCAAGGAATCCTATACTTCATTCATAATGCATCCATTCCAAATCTTAAGGTCCCCTTATAAAATAAAATCCGCATGTTGGGCTGTCacaacaacttcaaagcttgaaataGTCGTCTCAACCTCTAATAACACAGTCGACTATTACTCTATTCCCTATAACAAAAAGGAGCCCAAGTTGCCATctcctccaaaaatttACTCAATTGACATTAAAGGTCATCGCACTGATGTGCGCGCCATTGACATCAGTGACgacaacaagcttcttgcaACCGCATCAAACGGCTCTCTTAAAATCTGGAACAtaaaaacgaaaagctgCATAAGAACTTTCGAATGTGGGTATGCTTTAGCTTGTAAATTTTTACCAGGTGGTGCACTGGTAGTGATTGGAACAAAAACTGGCGACCTGAATCTTTTTGATTTAGCGTCCTCTACTCTTCTCAGCTCTATTGAGGCGGCGCATTCAGGGGCAATTTGGTCTTTAGACCTTACAGCTGACGGAAAGAGGCTAGTTACCGGTTCCGCTGATAAAAGTGTTCGTTTCTGGGACTTTCAAGTGGAGCAAGAACTTGTTCCAGGAACAACTGATAAGTTTGTTCCTaagttgaaaatgtttCACGACACAACGCTGGAACTCAATGATGATGTCTTGGCCGTCAAGATATCACCAGACAATCGCTTGCTTGCAATTTCGCTTCTCGATAATACTGTTAAAgtgtttttcttggattcCATGAAATTTTTCCTAAGTTTGTATGGTCACAAACTCCCTGTGCTTTCTATTGATATTTCATTCGAcagcaagcttttgatcaCTTCTTCTGCTGACAAAAATATTAAAGTTTGGGGCCTTGACTTCGGTGACTGTCATAAGTCGTTATTCGCTCATAGTGACTCTATCATGAAGGTGGCGTTTTTGCCCGAATCTcacaactttttcagctgtGGTAAAGATGGACTCGTAAAATACTGGGATGGAGACAAGTTTGAATgtattcaaaaacttgcagcacatcaaaaagaagtctGGACAATCGCCATCTCCCATGATGGCACATTTGTTGTGTCTGCATCCCACGATCAGAGTATCAGAGTGTGGGTAGAGACAGATGACCAAGTATTTTTGGAGGAAGAGAGGGAGAAGGAGATGGATGAGCAGTATGAGAAAACTCTATTGAATTCTCTAGAAGATGGTGCAGGTGATGCTATGTTTCATGGAGACGGAAATGGCGGTGCAGAGATAGGAGACGAAGCCACAGATGTTCATAAGCAAACCACAGAATCACTAAAAGCTAGCGAAAGGCTAATGGAAGCCATGGACATGGGAATGGCTGAGATTAGCAACCATTTGGAATATGAGCAAGCTCTGAAAGAAtggcaaaagaagaagtcagGCCCTCATCCGGGGAGGCCTCAACCTAACAGTATCCTCATCGCTATTAACAAAACTCCGCTTGAGTACATCATGGATGTACTGGCAAGAATAAAACCCTCGCAGCTCGAAGATGCTCTTTTGGTGCTTCCCTTCTCTTATGTGCTGGAATTTTTGCATTTTATTGAACTAGTCATTGAGGATAAATCTTTAGTACGCAGGCACCTTCCTCTTCTCTGcaaaaacttgttcttcattatTAAGGCTAATCACAGAGAGTTGTTTTCTCAGAAGAATGAGAAACTTAAGATTCAGATTGACAGGATCAAATATGGATTAAGAAATTCTATCAAGGCCAAAGCTGACGACTTGGGCTTCAACATACAAGGCCTGAAGTTTATTAAGCAGCAGTGGAATTTGAAGCACAACTTCGAGTTCTCTGACGACGTGATTATAAGCAAGCAGGATAAaaaagtgaaaaaaagGGTTTTTGAGACAGTCGTATAG
- the TAF12 gene encoding Taf12p (similar to uniprot|Q03761 Saccharomyces cerevisiae YDR145W) — MSSNPNSGQPAQSGNNQQGTPAQRLTPESLQQMAYKFSQCFNEAKRVGLQTPQGQELLKQASRIKAMYDAYRQRQQSAQGFEQGGATSNTGDNTAGTPTNARSPNGTPNNNMSSNIQNLLTPQQNEAYGRLIQTSNENGEKIKGEYTYLKKQIEILDGEIKKRQGDPATVKQLETNKTEILNKLRGFSASYLALNQKLREDKKKFYIECAATNPNLKRFLQASTQQQRANSTASQNASPLPAATGANQASSPIQQTGAPSQVQQQTATPSQPRSGVNSRSPTQVTSVNAAAHLANNATSAARQAIFKQPNPSVPVSETITQRMPTPVVHRSNRPTITGGSAMNAAALTTPVMTKLPPYEVDNERVMSKRKLRELVKSVGIDEGDGETTIDGDVEELLLDLADDFITNVTSFACRLAKHRKSDNLDVRDIQLHLERNWNIRIPGYAADEVRSTRKWNPTTSYNQKLQGINSAKVTKTTSAAQAAAAQAVSSNADSKNQPAS; from the coding sequence ATGTCGTCGAATCCTAACTCTGGACAGCCTGCACAAAGCGGGAATAACCAACAAGGGACGCCTGCGCAGCGTCTCACGCCTGAGTCTCTTCAGCAGATGGCCTATAAGTTTTCACAGTGTTTCAATGAGGCCAAGAGAGTTGGCCTTCAAACACCACAGGGGCAGGAGCTGCTCAagcaagcttcaagaatAAAAGCTATGTACGATGCTTACAGGCAGAGGCAGCAAAGTGCACAGGGCTTTGAACAAGGGGGCGCAACATCCAACACAGGAGATAACACGGCTGGAACGCCAACAAACGCAAGGTCACCAAATGGGACCCCTAACAATAACATGTCAAGTAACATCCAAAATCTGCTAACGCCACAGCAAAATGAAGCTTACGGAAGACTGATACAGACATCCAACGAAAACGGAGAGAAGATTAAAGGCGAATACACATACCTTAAGAAGCAAATTGAAATACTCGACGgcgagatcaagaaaagacAAGGGGATCCCGCTACAGTGAAGCAGCTCGAAACTAATAAAACCGAGATACTTAACAAGTTACGAGGATTCAGCGCTTCCTATTTAGCCCTCAACCAAAAGCTTCGTGAggacaaaaaaaagttcTATATCGAGTGTGCAGCGACAAATCCTaatttgaaaaggtttctCCAAGCCTCaactcagcagcagcgagcCAACTCGACTGCATCACAAAATGCGTCTCCACTACCTGCCGCAACGGGGGCTAACCAGGCGTCGAGTCCAATTCAGCAGACAGGCGCACCATCGCAGGTTCAACAACAAACTGCCACACCAAGCCAACCGAGGTCTGGGGTCAACAGCAGGTCCCCAACACAGGTCACTTCGGTCAATGCGGCGGCTCATCTGGCTAACAATGCCACTTCTGCAGCAAGGCAAGCAATTTTCAAGCAGCCAAACCCTTCTGTTCCTGTGTCCGAAACAATAACACAGCGAATGCCAACGCCGGTGGTGCACAGGTCCAACAGACCTACTATCACTGGTGGAAGTGCCATGAATGCAGCTGCCTTAACCACACCCGTAATGACTAAACTGCCGCCTTACGAAGTTGACAACGAAAGAGTGATGTCTAAGCGCAAGCTGAGAGAGCTAGTTAAATCGGTGGGCATCGACGAAGGCGATGGCGAAACAACAATTGACGGCGATGTTGAAGAACTATTATTGGATCTTGCGGATGATTTTATTACTAATGTTACGAGCTTTGCCTGCCGCTTAGCCAAGCACCGCAAGTCAGATAATCTCGATGTGCGCGACATTCAGCTGCATCTTGAACGCAACTGGAACATCCGCATACCGGGTTACGCAGCAGATGAGGTCAGAAGTACCAGAAAATGGAACCCAACTACGTCGTACAATCAGAAACTCCAAGGCATAAACTCTGCCAAGGTCACCAAAACTACTAGTGCTGCGCAGGCTGCTGCGGCGCAAGCAGTATCAAGCAACGCGGACTCCAAAAACCAACCAGCATCCTAA
- the DCN1 gene encoding NEDD8 ligase DCN1 (similar to uniprot|Q12395 Saccharomyces cerevisiae YLR128W DCN1 Hypothetical ORF), whose product MRNQDIEEFIALTKASRSTARAYLSNNNWALEYALNDFYDTVQGGFTSRPPPPQLLTLFNEYKKGEEDTISTDGLIRFIGDLGLDLEDPTTLCVADAMHCTSLSQSVSKEMFVQGWHDNLCENLQQIKEKVKELDEKLRRDSAYFEHIYSFTYTLALEPNEKQLDLETAIAYWHLLFPTDGAYAIQIPQKRLCSWTAFLTRNVSRIHHDIWKMFLKFARMFPDNKTLKQGYNEDDAWPVLIDEYYEYLEEEGEL is encoded by the exons ATG AGGAATCAGGATATAGAAGAGTTTATCGCGCTCacaaaagcttctcgaagtACTGCCAGAGCATATCTTTCTAATAATAACTGGGCACTAGAATATGCGCTGAATGACTTCTACGACACTGTACAGGGTGGGTTTACCTCAAGGCCACCTCCACCACAACTGCTTACGCTGTTTAACGAGTACAAAAAAGGGGAAGAAGACACAATCTCAACAGATGGCCTCATCAGATTTATAGGAGACCTTGGCCTGGACCTTGAAGACCCTACAACTCTGTGCGTAGCCGACGCAATGCATTGCACTTCATTGAGCCAAAGTGTCTCCAAAGAAATGTTCGTTCAGGGCTGGCACGACAACCTCTGTGAAAACCTCCAacaaatcaaagaaaaggttaaagagcttgatgaaaaacTGCGAAGAGACTCTGCGTACTTCGAGCACATTTACAGTTTCACCTACACCCTAGCATTAGAACCGAATGAAAAACAACTAGATCTAGAAACCGCGATCGCCTACTGGCACCTTTTATTCCCAACGGATGGTGCTTACGCCATTCAAATTCCACAGAAAAGACTTTGTTCTTGGACTGCCTTCCTGACACGAAATGTTTCAAGAATTCATCATGATATCTGGAAAATGTTTCTAAAATTTGCGAGGATGTTTCCTGACAATAAGACCCTCAAGCAAGGCTacaatgaagacgatgCATGGCCTGTGTTGATAGACGAATACTATGAAtacttggaagaagaaggtgAGTTGTGA